One window of the Chitinophaga niabensis genome contains the following:
- a CDS encoding PhzF family phenazine biosynthesis protein yields the protein MTTEQRSMQYYVLDVFTHERFKGNQLAVVVINKELDLKLYHDISREFNYSETSFIHYSKEEKALKVRSFTATGVEINGAGHNLLGAICLAELKDMNIFRHQEKAPFVIMKDERIPISIENNGHDLPYVGMLQKPATTGNTVPIEDMAAALSLQPEDLVVRDWQPTVVRTEVAHLMIPIKNMEALNRAVPVKSSLKNLATGYGFEGCYCFTITDKDTPQIAQARFFNPGIGIDEDAATGSAAGPLGGFLFLKGYIHQHTDYSILQGVKMNQPSVLRFRITPEGIWLSGSSIIVMEGILHV from the coding sequence ATGACAACGGAACAAAGATCCATGCAGTATTATGTGCTGGATGTATTCACCCATGAAAGGTTTAAAGGCAATCAGCTGGCAGTAGTGGTGATCAATAAAGAACTGGACCTTAAACTATACCATGATATCTCCCGCGAATTTAATTATTCCGAGACCTCGTTCATTCATTATTCAAAAGAAGAAAAGGCATTAAAAGTCCGCTCCTTCACAGCCACCGGTGTGGAAATAAATGGTGCGGGGCATAACCTCCTTGGTGCTATCTGCCTCGCGGAACTGAAGGACATGAACATTTTCCGCCACCAGGAAAAAGCACCTTTTGTGATCATGAAAGATGAGCGCATCCCCATCTCTATTGAAAACAACGGGCACGACCTCCCCTATGTAGGTATGTTGCAAAAACCCGCCACCACCGGCAATACCGTTCCCATTGAAGACATGGCCGCCGCACTTTCCCTGCAACCGGAAGATCTCGTGGTGCGCGACTGGCAGCCTACTGTTGTTAGAACAGAAGTAGCTCATCTGATGATCCCCATTAAAAACATGGAAGCATTGAACAGGGCTGTACCTGTAAAATCCAGCCTGAAGAACCTGGCCACCGGTTATGGCTTTGAAGGTTGTTACTGCTTTACCATAACGGACAAGGATACCCCACAGATTGCGCAGGCACGTTTCTTCAATCCGGGCATCGGTATTGATGAAGACGCAGCTACCGGCAGTGCTGCCGGGCCTCTTGGCGGTTTCCTCTTCTTAAAAGGATACATTCACCAGCATACGGATTACAGTATACTGCAGGGTGTTAAAATGAACCAGCCCTCCGTGCTGCGTTTTCGCATAACACCTGAAGGCATCTGGCTCAGCGGCTCTTCCATCATTGTGATGGAGGGGATATTGCATGTGTAA
- a CDS encoding ROK family protein, whose amino-acid sequence MSQTFFEELNNETLGGVAYKNLSLKKKMIAYFANINNATIADLAKELNASTPKVTTLLNELLQEGLVHDYGKVDSTGGRRPNLYGMAPDAGFFIGVEVKRYHINLGLLDFKKNLVKFVEKIPYDLQNTAASLDDLCKIVVKFIDELPVGREKILGAGVNLSGRINYATGYSYSFFHFDEEPLSKVIEARIGIRTFLENDSRAMAYGEFSSGTVNNEKNVLFVNLDHGIGLGILINGQLYYGKSGFAGEFGHIPFFNNELICHCGKKGCLETEASGAALVRKFQEKLKEGFSTVVMRKHKQPEQITLTDIIHAANNDDMLAIELVAEIGEKLGKGIAMLINLFNPELVILGGSISTTGDYIRLPIKSAINKFSLSLVNNDTQLILSRLGEKAGIIGACLLVRNKLLSLA is encoded by the coding sequence ATGAGTCAAACATTCTTTGAAGAATTAAATAATGAAACCCTGGGTGGTGTCGCCTATAAGAATCTAAGTCTGAAGAAAAAGATGATCGCCTATTTTGCCAATATCAATAATGCGACCATTGCAGACCTGGCCAAAGAACTGAATGCCAGCACCCCTAAAGTGACCACGCTGTTGAACGAACTCCTGCAGGAAGGCCTTGTGCACGACTACGGGAAAGTGGACAGCACAGGAGGGAGAAGACCTAACTTATATGGCATGGCGCCGGACGCCGGCTTTTTTATTGGTGTGGAAGTAAAGCGGTACCATATTAATCTTGGCCTGCTGGACTTCAAAAAGAACCTTGTAAAGTTCGTAGAGAAGATCCCTTACGACCTGCAGAACACGGCTGCCTCATTAGATGATCTGTGTAAGATAGTCGTGAAGTTCATTGATGAGCTGCCTGTTGGCAGGGAAAAGATCCTGGGGGCAGGTGTGAACCTCTCCGGCCGTATTAACTATGCAACTGGTTACAGCTACAGCTTTTTCCATTTTGATGAAGAGCCGCTGAGCAAGGTGATCGAGGCCCGCATTGGCATCAGGACCTTCCTGGAGAATGATTCCCGCGCCATGGCTTACGGTGAGTTCAGCAGCGGCACAGTCAACAATGAAAAGAATGTACTGTTCGTGAACCTGGACCATGGTATTGGTTTGGGGATCCTCATCAACGGTCAGTTATATTATGGTAAATCCGGTTTTGCCGGGGAATTCGGGCATATCCCCTTCTTTAATAATGAGCTGATCTGCCATTGCGGTAAAAAGGGATGCCTGGAAACAGAAGCTTCCGGTGCTGCGCTGGTCCGCAAATTCCAGGAAAAACTGAAGGAAGGTTTTTCTACCGTGGTGATGCGCAAACACAAACAACCGGAGCAGATCACTTTAACAGATATCATACATGCTGCCAATAATGATGATATGCTGGCCATTGAACTGGTAGCAGAGATCGGCGAGAAACTCGGAAAAGGCATTGCCATGCTCATCAACCTCTTTAACCCTGAGCTGGTGATCCTGGGTGGCAGTATTTCCACCACGGGCGATTACATCCGCCTGCCCATCAAAAGTGCCATTAATAAATTCTCACTGAGCCTGGTTAATAATGATACACAGCTGATCCTCTCTCGCCTGGGCGAAAAAGCAGGGATCATTGGGGCCTGCCTGCTGGTGCGGAATAAATTATTATCCCTGGCATAG
- a CDS encoding FAD-dependent oxidoreductase yields the protein MRNCTQLLILVFSFIYTTVNAQTKTDLLVIGGGASGTMAGIQAARMGTNTLIIEETTWLGGMLTSAGVSAIDGNNRMPSGLWGEFRSHLYTYYGGPAAVYTGWVSNCLFEPHVGNDILKKMVAAEPKLQIAYQTKWQSIRRLNDRWEVTILQGKKKSTIEAKLVIDATELGDVMAAAGAKYDIGMDSRDETGELQAPEKANDIIQDLTYVVVLKDYGKGANKTIPKPEGYNAAEFAKSCDVSDPASFDSPDNNCHHMMQYGRLPNNKYMINWPKSGNDFYLNIIEHTPTEREQALKAAKLHSLRFIYYLQTALGYKHLGIADDEFPTTDKLPMIPYHRESRRVKGEAVLTVNEVSRPYEKTLYRTGVAVGDYTIDHHHEKNQAAPKIDFVKIRVPSYNVPLGSLIPKGVEGLIVAEKSISVTNIVNGATRLQPVVLGIGQAAGALAAISLQQNMAPRQVVIRSVQQALLDAKAYIMPFIDVPAESTHFAAIQRIGATGILKGTGVPYQWANQTWFYPEKIITRYELTEGLRSYYTSLLNYWGASGDPLTLQFLLELFDKAGTKVTLQQVEADWNKLALAGKPVATLELNRSTTAVLIDYYLKPFQKGVDFSGQFN from the coding sequence ATGCGCAACTGTACTCAGCTATTAATACTGGTATTCAGCTTTATTTATACTACTGTGAACGCACAAACGAAAACTGATCTGTTGGTGATCGGTGGCGGTGCAAGTGGTACAATGGCTGGAATTCAGGCCGCCCGTATGGGCACTAATACACTGATCATAGAAGAAACTACCTGGCTTGGAGGCATGCTTACTTCCGCAGGGGTATCTGCCATTGATGGTAATAACAGGATGCCTTCTGGTTTATGGGGAGAGTTCCGTTCTCATCTTTATACTTATTATGGTGGTCCTGCTGCAGTATACACCGGTTGGGTGAGTAACTGTTTATTTGAACCGCATGTAGGCAATGATATATTAAAGAAGATGGTGGCTGCCGAACCCAAACTGCAGATCGCTTATCAAACCAAATGGCAATCCATCCGCCGCCTGAATGATCGTTGGGAAGTAACCATCCTGCAGGGAAAGAAGAAAAGCACCATAGAAGCAAAGCTGGTGATAGATGCCACTGAGCTGGGAGATGTAATGGCAGCCGCAGGTGCAAAGTATGATATCGGGATGGATAGCCGTGATGAAACAGGAGAACTGCAGGCGCCCGAAAAAGCCAACGATATTATACAGGACCTTACTTATGTAGTGGTACTGAAAGATTATGGCAAAGGCGCCAACAAAACCATTCCCAAACCGGAAGGATACAATGCGGCTGAGTTTGCCAAAAGCTGCGATGTATCTGATCCTGCTTCTTTTGATTCTCCGGATAATAACTGCCATCATATGATGCAGTACGGCCGCTTGCCGAATAATAAATACATGATCAACTGGCCGAAATCCGGCAATGATTTTTATCTCAATATTATTGAGCATACACCTACAGAAAGGGAGCAAGCCCTGAAAGCTGCGAAACTGCACAGTTTGCGCTTTATCTATTACCTGCAGACCGCGCTCGGCTACAAACATTTGGGCATTGCGGACGATGAATTTCCTACAACTGATAAATTACCCATGATCCCTTATCACCGGGAGTCCCGCCGTGTAAAAGGAGAGGCTGTGTTAACAGTGAATGAAGTGTCCAGGCCTTATGAAAAGACCTTGTATCGTACGGGCGTGGCTGTAGGGGATTACACCATAGATCATCATCATGAAAAGAACCAGGCAGCACCAAAGATTGATTTCGTAAAGATCCGTGTGCCTTCTTATAATGTTCCTTTAGGCAGTCTCATACCAAAAGGAGTGGAAGGATTGATCGTAGCGGAAAAGAGCATCAGTGTTACGAATATCGTAAACGGCGCTACCCGTTTGCAACCTGTGGTATTAGGCATTGGCCAGGCCGCAGGTGCCCTTGCAGCCATTTCCCTTCAGCAAAATATGGCACCTCGCCAGGTAGTGATCAGATCAGTACAACAGGCACTGCTGGATGCTAAAGCTTACATCATGCCTTTTATTGATGTACCTGCGGAGAGTACGCATTTTGCTGCTATCCAGCGCATTGGCGCTACCGGTATTCTAAAAGGAACAGGTGTTCCTTATCAATGGGCCAACCAAACATGGTTCTACCCGGAGAAGATCATTACACGTTATGAACTTACAGAAGGCCTTCGCTCTTATTATACTTCCCTGTTGAATTACTGGGGCGCATCCGGCGATCCTTTAACACTGCAATTCCTGCTGGAACTTTTTGATAAAGCAGGTACTAAAGTAACATTGCAACAAGTGGAAGCGGATTGGAATAAACTGGCGCTTGCCGGAAAACCTGTTGCCACACTGGAACTCAACAGAAGCACTACAGCTGTATTAATAGACTATTATTTGAAGCCATTCCAAAAGGGCGTGGACTTTAGCGGACAATTCAATTAA
- a CDS encoding SusC/RagA family TonB-linked outer membrane protein: MDVLSTKRSMVRWLLCLAILIAPSIHTYAQTGNVSGTVTDEKGGSIPGVTVQIKGTSLGTKTDVTGKFSLPLKSASATLVFSFIGFQTKEITTGPAADLKVTLAESASGLNEVIIVGYGKQKRQNVIGSAVQISGDQLKQAPTMNLTNALAGRLPGLTTLQQSGRPGADDATLRIRGVATYNGNQAPLVIIDGVPRSSFGTLDPAEVESVTLLKDAVSTAVYGLQAANGIILVTTKRGKSGKPQITYDGGLQVTSNTRFPKFLDGPDYMYWYNKGTDMDNDYLDHTGAFPVPYVYTKEQIEAVRNGTNTNPLLGNTDWVGKLADNTAISHQHNVTVRGGTDKVKYFTSAGFLDQNGVIENTGFKRYNVRSNIDAELNDIFSVSVDLGVRQTNTRTPGISPDNTAYLNPFYQAVRMLPNMPEYAPNGLPVAYNSNAGWVNPIASVQQSGYQNGQSNIFQGNITFRAKIPWVKGLEAKVLAAYDKTSTENKSWLTPYTLMGRARDQTTGDFVMLNTLPGITRTTLRQSYSQNFRKTFQPSITYNQTFGDHEISALALYEFGQGRNNVFSTGASNFPLTDIHEIDYGGQGPLDIITPTGSSGLDSRAGYVGRINYVYKGKYLVELATRYDASINFHPDYRWDYFPAAAVGWIVSKEPFFEKAKGVVDFLKLKASLGRLGNESISSFQYLQTYQLTTDPVIVLGGKPTAAIYTSAPPNPSITWETAKVTNVGFESLWLDGKLGFDFEYFYKLTTNILAGQAGLFPPTIGGYYPATVNSGIMDNRGFDLQIRYNNHVGKLEYGVTGNFNWARNKIIRMDENASTPEWLRRVGKPLGTKFGFVAEGMYQNWEEAANAPSPSAGVVAPGFFRYKDINGDGRITRTDDFVAIGRSNLPEIMYGLNIYLKYGGFDFSALLQGAALSSVNLAGTYEGSSGTSGVDDNTPFTRSFYGYGNSPYFLVEGAWTPDNPNAEFPRLSAYKAPLTAHNAHINSGWIRDGGYLRVKSMQLGYTIPVSWMKQAKIQQFRVYVSGFNLFTFDKLKYLDPEMPNVNNGFYPQQRILSAGVNLSF, translated from the coding sequence ATGGATGTTTTATCTACCAAAAGAAGTATGGTCAGATGGTTGCTATGCCTCGCTATTCTGATAGCGCCATCCATCCACACCTACGCACAGACAGGCAATGTTAGCGGAACGGTTACGGATGAAAAAGGAGGTTCCATACCAGGTGTTACGGTGCAGATCAAAGGCACCTCACTTGGCACCAAAACAGATGTGACCGGTAAGTTCTCTTTACCGTTGAAATCAGCATCAGCCACGTTAGTATTTAGCTTTATCGGCTTTCAGACAAAAGAAATTACAACAGGCCCTGCGGCCGATCTTAAAGTAACACTGGCAGAATCTGCGAGTGGTTTGAATGAAGTGATCATAGTAGGGTATGGTAAACAAAAGAGACAGAACGTAATCGGTTCTGCTGTACAGATCAGTGGTGATCAGCTGAAACAAGCGCCCACCATGAATCTTACGAATGCTTTGGCCGGCCGTTTACCTGGTCTTACCACTTTACAGCAATCCGGCCGCCCGGGTGCGGATGATGCAACTTTGCGCATCCGTGGTGTGGCTACGTATAATGGCAACCAGGCTCCGCTGGTGATCATTGACGGGGTGCCGCGTTCTTCTTTCGGTACGCTGGACCCTGCTGAGGTGGAATCCGTTACATTGCTGAAGGATGCTGTGTCTACCGCAGTATATGGTTTGCAGGCAGCGAATGGTATTATCCTCGTTACCACTAAACGTGGTAAAAGCGGTAAACCACAGATCACCTATGATGGCGGTTTACAGGTAACTTCCAATACGCGTTTCCCTAAATTCCTCGATGGCCCGGACTATATGTACTGGTACAATAAAGGAACGGATATGGATAATGATTACCTGGACCATACCGGCGCATTCCCTGTTCCTTACGTGTATACAAAAGAACAGATAGAGGCGGTACGCAATGGTACCAATACCAATCCGTTGCTGGGTAATACTGACTGGGTAGGTAAACTGGCAGACAACACCGCCATTTCACATCAGCATAACGTAACAGTAAGAGGTGGTACAGATAAAGTGAAGTATTTCACCAGTGCCGGTTTCCTGGATCAGAACGGGGTGATTGAAAACACCGGTTTTAAACGTTATAATGTTCGGTCCAATATTGATGCGGAATTGAATGATATCTTCTCTGTGTCAGTAGACCTCGGTGTTCGTCAGACTAACACCCGTACACCTGGTATTTCTCCGGATAATACGGCTTACCTGAACCCATTCTACCAGGCAGTGCGTATGCTCCCTAACATGCCGGAGTATGCACCGAATGGTTTGCCGGTTGCTTATAACAGTAATGCGGGCTGGGTGAATCCAATTGCATCTGTACAACAATCCGGTTATCAGAACGGCCAATCCAATATCTTCCAGGGTAATATCACTTTCCGTGCAAAGATACCATGGGTAAAAGGCCTGGAAGCAAAAGTGCTGGCTGCGTATGATAAGACCAGTACAGAAAATAAAAGCTGGCTCACACCTTATACTTTGATGGGCCGCGCAAGGGATCAGACTACAGGCGATTTTGTAATGCTGAACACTTTACCGGGTATCACAAGAACTACCCTGCGCCAGTCTTACAGCCAAAACTTCCGTAAAACATTCCAGCCCAGCATCACCTATAATCAAACCTTTGGTGACCATGAGATCAGTGCATTGGCGTTGTATGAATTTGGCCAGGGCAGGAATAACGTGTTCTCTACAGGCGCGAGCAATTTCCCTTTGACGGATATTCATGAGATCGACTACGGCGGCCAGGGCCCGCTGGATATCATTACACCTACAGGCAGCAGCGGACTGGATTCAAGGGCTGGTTATGTTGGCCGTATCAACTACGTATATAAGGGAAAATACCTGGTAGAATTAGCTACCCGTTATGATGCCTCTATCAACTTCCATCCCGATTACCGCTGGGATTATTTCCCTGCAGCGGCAGTGGGTTGGATCGTGAGTAAAGAACCTTTCTTTGAAAAAGCAAAAGGAGTGGTGGACTTCCTGAAACTGAAAGCCTCTTTAGGGCGTTTGGGTAATGAGTCTATCTCTTCCTTCCAATATCTGCAAACTTACCAGCTGACTACCGATCCGGTGATCGTGCTGGGGGGCAAACCAACTGCTGCTATTTATACCAGTGCACCTCCTAACCCTTCTATTACCTGGGAAACAGCTAAAGTAACCAATGTGGGTTTTGAGTCTTTATGGCTGGATGGTAAACTCGGATTTGACTTTGAATATTTCTATAAGCTCACCACCAATATCCTGGCGGGCCAGGCAGGTTTATTCCCACCAACCATCGGCGGCTATTATCCTGCTACCGTAAATTCAGGTATTATGGATAACCGCGGATTTGATCTGCAGATCCGTTACAATAACCATGTTGGTAAACTGGAATATGGTGTTACCGGTAACTTCAATTGGGCAAGGAATAAGATCATCCGTATGGATGAAAACGCTTCCACGCCTGAGTGGCTGCGCCGTGTAGGTAAACCGCTGGGTACCAAATTCGGTTTTGTGGCAGAAGGTATGTATCAGAACTGGGAGGAAGCAGCCAATGCACCTTCACCAAGTGCTGGTGTAGTGGCGCCGGGTTTCTTCAGGTATAAAGATATTAATGGCGATGGCCGTATCACCCGTACAGATGATTTCGTGGCTATCGGCCGCAGCAATCTGCCGGAGATCATGTATGGCCTCAACATCTACCTGAAATATGGTGGTTTTGATTTCTCTGCCTTATTACAGGGTGCTGCGCTCAGCAGTGTGAACCTGGCGGGTACTTATGAAGGTTCCAGTGGAACTTCCGGTGTAGATGATAACACACCTTTCACAAGATCTTTCTACGGATATGGTAATTCTCCCTACTTCCTGGTAGAAGGAGCGTGGACGCCTGATAATCCGAATGCTGAATTCCCGCGTCTTTCTGCTTATAAAGCACCATTGACTGCTCACAATGCACACATCAACTCAGGCTGGATCCGTGATGGTGGTTATCTGCGTGTAAAATCCATGCAACTCGGATATACCATTCCTGTTAGCTGGATGAAACAGGCAAAGATCCAGCAGTTCCGTGTCTATGTTTCAGGCTTCAACCTGTTCACATTTGACAAGCTCAAATACCTGGATCCTGAGATGCCGAACGTTAACAACGGTTTCTATCCGCAACAACGCATTTTATCAGCAGGTGTAAACCTTTCATTCTAA
- a CDS encoding RagB/SusD family nutrient uptake outer membrane protein: protein MSIIFSTIKRSFLLAGIVVLAHGCKIDIPLTNKYTEEAIYKNPANMELYIGGMYSEFNTFQFGQFPIGYSNATDALTDVMKYTSTTSGNGTVNILAMDASRVDAAGPQLNYWSAGYSRIRKLNEFIYGLYKYAKVSEEEKALYEAEARFIRGYVYFWLVKLHGSVVIMPELDGYSNKDNARSSEDDCWKYIAADFAYAAEKLPVTQPAARAGRATKGAAYGMLARTWLYAASIAEYDKKLYNQDPLTGVPAANAPAYYKNAADAAAEVIKLADQGTYALESNFAAIFLKKDSKESLFKLDYIAPQFTHQFDLGFAPPGDIPGQGLVYGVPTAELVNEFEMADGSKFSWSNATQAANPYVGREPRFYATILYNGAPWKSRTINSQAGTGVENFIEYAASPEPKRTVTGYYIKKMLDSTNTNFVVNKSTQSAIEMRYAEVLLIAAEARTKINDLSGATTALDALRNKRGLPGTTAGDAAQLMTAIEHERKVELAFEGHRYWDLRRWRKAHTVLNGVKFTGHRITPQGAGWKYEVVPADNVNRQFTPALYYIPIPVDEIQRNAAMKQIQGW from the coding sequence ATGAGTATAATATTTTCAACAATAAAGAGATCGTTTTTACTGGCCGGCATTGTGGTACTGGCGCATGGCTGTAAAATTGATATACCGCTTACCAATAAATATACGGAAGAAGCCATCTACAAGAACCCGGCGAATATGGAACTGTACATCGGCGGCATGTATTCGGAGTTCAATACTTTCCAGTTCGGCCAGTTCCCTATTGGTTACAGTAATGCAACGGACGCACTTACAGATGTGATGAAATATACTTCCACCACTTCCGGTAACGGAACGGTGAATATCCTTGCCATGGATGCCAGCCGTGTAGATGCTGCCGGCCCGCAACTGAATTACTGGAGTGCTGGTTATTCCCGTATCCGCAAACTCAATGAATTTATTTACGGCCTTTACAAATATGCAAAGGTGAGTGAGGAAGAGAAAGCTTTGTATGAAGCAGAAGCCCGTTTTATCCGTGGATACGTATACTTCTGGCTGGTGAAATTACATGGCAGTGTGGTGATCATGCCTGAACTGGATGGTTATAGCAATAAGGACAATGCCCGTTCCAGTGAAGATGATTGCTGGAAATACATTGCAGCAGATTTTGCTTATGCCGCAGAAAAGCTGCCTGTTACACAACCGGCTGCACGTGCAGGCCGCGCTACAAAAGGCGCTGCTTATGGTATGCTGGCCCGCACATGGTTATATGCTGCTTCCATTGCAGAATACGATAAGAAATTATACAACCAGGACCCCTTAACCGGTGTGCCTGCTGCCAACGCTCCTGCTTATTACAAGAATGCAGCAGATGCCGCTGCGGAAGTGATCAAACTGGCAGACCAGGGCACTTATGCGCTGGAAAGCAATTTTGCCGCTATCTTCCTGAAAAAGGATTCCAAAGAATCCCTCTTCAAACTGGATTACATCGCACCGCAATTCACGCATCAGTTTGATCTGGGTTTTGCACCTCCGGGTGATATTCCTGGTCAGGGATTGGTGTATGGTGTGCCTACCGCAGAATTGGTGAACGAATTTGAAATGGCAGATGGTTCCAAATTCTCCTGGAGCAATGCCACCCAGGCTGCCAATCCCTATGTTGGCCGTGAACCCAGGTTCTATGCCACTATCCTTTATAATGGCGCTCCCTGGAAAAGCAGGACCATCAATTCACAGGCTGGTACCGGTGTGGAAAACTTTATAGAATATGCTGCTTCCCCTGAACCAAAAAGAACAGTGACGGGCTACTACATCAAAAAGATGCTGGATTCCACTAATACAAATTTTGTGGTGAACAAGAGCACACAAAGCGCTATCGAAATGCGCTATGCAGAAGTATTGCTGATTGCTGCAGAAGCCAGAACAAAGATCAATGATCTCTCAGGTGCTACTACAGCACTGGATGCGCTGAGGAACAAACGTGGTTTGCCTGGCACAACAGCCGGCGATGCTGCACAACTGATGACAGCTATTGAACATGAGCGTAAAGTAGAACTGGCATTTGAAGGACATCGTTACTGGGACCTTCGCCGCTGGCGTAAAGCACACACTGTATTGAACGGTGTGAAATTCACCGGCCACAGGATCACGCCACAAGGTGCAGGCTGGAAATATGAAGTAGTACCGGCAGATAATGTTAATCGCCAGTTTACACCTGCTTTGTATTACATCCCCATTCCGGTAGACGAGATCCAACGTAATGCCGCCATGAAACAAATCCAGGGTTGGTAA
- a CDS encoding DUF5018 domain-containing protein, giving the protein MKRISSFIIFTMAAGSLFTACRKADEIKRNPANTLSDIYATKDGNGRDRLFNPRYSNDTIYFDIPYYFPEDSDNEMDLTKIILRGSVPSDSYITPAIGVFTDLSKPYSFSVVAGTGEVKKYVVIAKKVGNLVLSNVKVKYTDGSGAAQELDGVQQPNGEILFYVLPGTVLNNAKVSYEINKHSTASIANDAAVDLSQPLPLTITGKDGVTKTYTLKTAEPIKLAYGVGINRQLWAKAGSDFGFTANNEVSIAVSGDHLILVRRTNPSKFSVYNRFTAAYVQEMYNPFGSQLSFQMVEDTVGNLLAASWAPKNAKFILYKYKNALDAAPVKLIEWTNNNPAAISLDGGVGRRVNIYGNLDGNAVIMAPAGQSNIIFRWRVQNGAVVSQTPETLTYTGLANGATNFGFYAEAQPVSAGANADYFINYQFDIALVNGATQGRTVAFANEVGNFGIFHMPTAYTRFNNANYLAIVKYVASYDLNRIHTCLFDVTNTSRLGTSSADPNYATFNVFTSAEQNGTLNGNGTADICIGFSQNKERMQVYTLLTNGGIVAHEFTTYAK; this is encoded by the coding sequence ATGAAACGTATCAGTTCATTTATCATATTCACCATGGCTGCCGGCAGTTTATTTACTGCCTGCCGCAAAGCGGATGAGATCAAACGTAATCCGGCAAATACCCTCAGCGATATTTACGCCACCAAAGATGGCAATGGCCGCGACCGTTTATTTAATCCCCGTTATAGCAACGATACCATCTATTTCGACATCCCTTATTACTTCCCGGAAGATTCCGATAATGAGATGGATCTCACAAAGATCATCCTGCGCGGATCTGTTCCTTCTGATTCATACATCACACCTGCTATTGGTGTATTTACTGATCTCTCCAAACCTTACAGCTTCTCTGTTGTTGCAGGTACCGGTGAAGTAAAGAAGTATGTGGTGATAGCAAAGAAAGTGGGTAACCTCGTTTTATCCAATGTGAAAGTAAAATATACAGATGGCAGCGGTGCAGCACAGGAATTGGATGGTGTTCAGCAACCCAATGGTGAAATATTGTTCTATGTATTACCCGGAACGGTGCTGAATAATGCGAAGGTATCTTATGAGATCAACAAACATTCCACTGCTTCCATTGCAAATGATGCTGCAGTTGATCTGTCACAACCCCTTCCTTTAACCATAACAGGAAAAGACGGTGTAACTAAAACCTACACCCTGAAAACCGCAGAGCCCATCAAACTGGCTTATGGCGTTGGTATCAATCGCCAGCTCTGGGCTAAAGCGGGTTCCGATTTTGGTTTTACCGCAAATAACGAAGTAAGCATTGCAGTAAGCGGAGACCACCTGATCCTGGTAAGAAGAACGAACCCTTCCAAGTTCAGTGTATACAATCGCTTCACGGCAGCATATGTACAGGAGATGTACAATCCTTTCGGATCTCAATTGTCTTTCCAGATGGTGGAAGATACAGTAGGTAACCTGCTGGCGGCCTCCTGGGCTCCCAAGAATGCCAAGTTTATACTCTACAAGTATAAGAACGCATTAGATGCTGCGCCTGTGAAACTGATAGAGTGGACTAACAACAATCCCGCAGCTATTTCACTGGATGGTGGCGTAGGCCGCAGGGTGAATATCTATGGTAACCTGGATGGTAATGCCGTGATCATGGCACCGGCTGGTCAATCCAATATCATTTTCAGATGGAGGGTACAAAATGGTGCAGTGGTGAGCCAAACACCTGAAACATTAACTTATACCGGCCTTGCCAACGGCGCAACCAACTTTGGATTCTATGCGGAAGCACAACCGGTTTCTGCAGGAGCTAATGCAGACTACTTTATCAATTACCAGTTTGATATAGCATTGGTGAACGGAGCTACACAAGGCAGAACAGTAGCATTTGCAAATGAGGTAGGTAACTTCGGTATCTTCCACATGCCTACCGCTTACACCCGGTTCAATAATGCAAATTATCTCGCTATTGTGAAGTATGTAGCCTCCTACGATCTGAACCGCATACATACTTGCTTGTTTGATGTTACCAACACTTCCAGGTTAGGTACTTCTTCCGCAGATCCAAACTACGCTACGTTCAATGTATTTACTTCTGCAGAACAGAACGGTACACTGAATGGTAACGGTACAGCAGATATCTGTATAGGTTTTTCTCAGAACAAAGAAAGGATGCAGGTGTATACATTGCTCACCAACGGTGGCATTGTAGCACATGAGTTCACTACTTACGCAAAGTAA